TTGTCGGCCTCGCTGACCTGGCCGTGGAAGATCACTCGGTGCTTAAGGCCGCGAGCGGCGGCGTGCGCGCGCAACTCCTCTTCCCACCAGCCGGAACCGATGACGTCGAGCACCACCTCCTCATCCAGGGTGGGCAGCACGTCCATGGCGTGCTCGATCTGCTTGTGCGGCACCAGGCGCGACAGGGTCACCAGGTGGGTTGATGGCGCTGGTGCTGTCTGTGCTGTTTGTGCTGTCGCCGGGGTCGGCACCGGGTCGACGCCGTTAGCGATGACCTCGATGTCCTCCGCACGCACCCCCAACTCGATGAGCTCCGCCCGCGAGTTCTCCGAAACGGTGACGTACTGCGCGCCACGGTGCACCAGCGGCGACACCCGCGACTCCAGAAGCCACCCCACGGCGCCGACGAGCCGGCCCGCCACCGGCCACTGCTCGCGGTGGCAGTGGTGGGTGAGCAGGATCGTCGGCACCCCGGCGAGGGTGCGGGCAAAGAAAGGAATGCCATTTTGCGTGTCGACGACCACGTCCACCCCAGCCAGCGGGCCGAAACCCAGGCGGCCCGCGGCCATCGCCGCCAGGGCACGCAGGTAGACCGTGTACTTCCCGCCGGCGCGGGAAAAGAGGATGCCGTCGCGGCGCTCCCGGCTCGCGGCGCCGGGGTAGGCGGCGGTGCGGAAGATCACCTCATGGCCCTGGCCTGCGAGGTAGTGGCCCACCCGCTCTAGATAGCGCTCCGAACCGCCACCCTGCGGGTGGGTGGTATCGCGCCAGCACAATAGGAGGACTTTCATAAGCAATCAGAGAAATCCTAGCCCGCGGGCGCACCAGCCTAGAATTGCTGGCTATGACTTGGGCTACCACGCGCAGACTGGCCACCTTAAGCCGCTCGATCCGGCTGCTGCGCTCCTTCCCTTTAGAGCAGGCCGACCCGCCGCGGTTCTACCGGCCGCTGGCCGAGGACACCGCATCCTTGGTGG
Above is a genomic segment from Corynebacterium uterequi containing:
- a CDS encoding glycosyltransferase family 4 protein produces the protein MKVLLLCWRDTTHPQGGGSERYLERVGHYLAGQGHEVIFRTAAYPGAASRERRDGILFSRAGGKYTVYLRALAAMAAGRLGFGPLAGVDVVVDTQNGIPFFARTLAGVPTILLTHHCHREQWPVAGRLVGAVGWLLESRVSPLVHRGAQYVTVSENSRAELIELGVRAEDIEVIANGVDPVPTPATAQTAQTAPAPSTHLVTLSRLVPHKQIEHAMDVLPTLDEEVVLDVIGSGWWEEELRAHAAARGLKHRVIFHGQVSEADKHALLSRATLHLMPSRKEGWGLAVIEAAQHGVPTIGYAAAGGLRDSIEDGGTGRLVADAAELAAVTRELLADAAQRRRLGENARRHAARYSWETTGRQFAELLERCARTRR